The Saprospiraceae bacterium genome includes the window TGACAAAGGGGGCCTTGCTTCTTTTGGCTTCCACGAATTTCATGATCAAAGCGCCTAAAGCATGCGAACGTTCCTCTTCGAAATGGTCCTCGGGGCCATACATATTGGAGAGTACAATATTGACAATATCCATGCCATGCTGCTTGTTGTTGGCCCAAGAACCAACCCAAAATGCTTTGCGCACAAAGCCATAAACCAAAACAGATTCATGCATAGGTCCATCCCAAATCTCCTCTTCTTTGAAAAGCGTAGCTTGTGCCGGATAAACACAATTAGAAATGGGGTTGACAATTCGCTTGATGCCAGTTTCTCGTGCTGCCCGCAGCAGGTTGACATTCATCAAAAGATTGTTTTCAAACAAATCTGCTGGATATTTATAGCCAAATTGGATACCTCCTACAAAAGAAGCACAATTGAGTAGCACCTCAGGTTGGTGATGTTCAAAAAAGTTGATGGTTTGGGTATAGTCTCTCAGGTCTACACCGAGACTCAAAGCGGTAAGGATAGGATCTTCTCCCCTTTCGCGCAGCTTTTTCACAACCCGTTTACCCAAAAAACCAGTTGCTCCTGTGACTAATATTTTCATGATTAAAGTACGTCTTCAACATTATTAAGAATAGCGAAACCACCGGTTTTCAAATAGTGGTTCTTTCTCACTCTTTCTACATCCATAGCGACCATTTCCGAAACGAGTTCACCCAGGGTATGTTTGGCTACCCATCCTAGTTTCTCTTTTGCCTTCGTTGGGTCACCAATCAATAGGTCCACCTCCGTTGGTCGGAAGTAAAAAGGATCAACTTTCACTAAGGTTTGGCCATGAGACAAATGATTAGGCTCAATGCCTGTTTGTTCTTCAAACTTATAACGATCAATGGCGTTAATGATACCTTGTTCATCTATTCCTCTCCCTACAAACTCCACATCGATACCTACTTCCGCAAAGGCCATTTTCACAAAATCGCGGATCGAAGTCGTTTTACCAGTAGCAATCACAAAATCTTCGGGTGTATCTTGTTGCAGCATCAGGTACATCGCCTCTACATAATCTTTGGCATGCCCCCAGTCACGCTTAGCATCCATGTTACCTAATGATAACAATTGTTGGAAACCCAGGGAAATATTAGCCACGGCCCTGGTTATTTTACGGGTAACGAAGGTTTCTCCTCTTACCGGTGATTCATGGTTGAACAAAATGCCGTTGCAGGCAAACATGTTGTAGGCTTCACGGTAGTTAACCGTGATCCAGTAGCCATACATTTTGGCCACGCCATAAGGGCTACGCGGATAAAAAGGCGTGGTTTCTGATTGCGGAATTTCCTGCACTTTACCGTACAACTCAGAAGTAGAAGCCTGGTAGATTTTTGTTTTCTCCGTTAAACCAAGGATTCGCACAGCTTCCAACATCCTTAGGGTTCCCAGTCCATCTACATTTCCAGTATATTCCGGGGTATCAAAACTTACTTTCACATGTGACATTGCGGCCAGGTTATAGATTTCGTCTGGCTGGATTTCCTGCACATACTTAATAATATTATTGGAGTCGGAAAGATCGCCATAGAAATAGTGAAAGCGAGGATCTT containing:
- a CDS encoding NAD-dependent epimerase/dehydratase family protein yields the protein MKILVTGATGFLGKRVVKKLRERGEDPILTALSLGVDLRDYTQTINFFEHHQPEVLLNCASFVGGIQFGYKYPADLFENNLLMNVNLLRAARETGIKRIVNPISNCVYPAQATLFKEEEIWDGPMHESVLVYGFVRKAFWVGSWANNKQHGMDIVNIVLSNMYGPEDHFEEERSHALGALIMKFVEAKRSKAPFVNVWGSGTPVREWLHVDDGAEAMIRSIQMPATTDFINIGVANGISIIEMCQLIKKLTGYEGDIKLDPSKPDGAPYKTVDGSKGEALLGWKPSKPFEEGVAEAIEWYEKNYAYA
- the gmd gene encoding GDP-mannose 4,6-dehydratase; the protein is MSKVALITGVTGQDGSYLADSLLRKGYTVWGMKRRSSSFNTERIDALFANDRQEEDPRFHYFYGDLSDSNNIIKYVQEIQPDEIYNLAAMSHVKVSFDTPEYTGNVDGLGTLRMLEAVRILGLTEKTKIYQASTSELYGKVQEIPQSETTPFYPRSPYGVAKMYGYWITVNYREAYNMFACNGILFNHESPVRGETFVTRKITRAVANISLGFQQLLSLGNMDAKRDWGHAKDYVEAMYLMLQQDTPEDFVIATGKTTSIRDFVKMAFAEVGIDVEFVGRGIDEQGIINAIDRYKFEEQTGIEPNHLSHGQTLVKVDPFYFRPTEVDLLIGDPTKAKEKLGWVAKHTLGELVSEMVAMDVERVRKNHYLKTGGFAILNNVEDVL